Proteins from one Bacteroides zhangwenhongii genomic window:
- a CDS encoding alpha-L-rhamnosidase-related protein, translating into MKKKYMILLSALSLASSTFAQTWIWYPGDYEIWLGNQMNNRRTERGAFFPPFWKTDSHYVVVEFSKQLNLSEPEEIFIAAEGKYNVKLDGKLQFGMPETMTLPAGKHNLNIKVWNQATPPTIYVKGKTVNSDSSWRVTYEDKEWIDESGKASDTSATIYMDAGCWNFDGATQLPSQFSLMREPQQPVAKTEQAEGGILYDFGKETFGFITLKNLSGKGKIEIYYGESPEEAKDKAYCETLDKLLLEPGQVTDLAIRSTSLLNSSDNEYTLENSKAFRYVYVTHEPGVQIGEVSMQYEYLPEEYRGSFRCNDEELNRIWEVGAYTMHLTTREFFIDGIKRDRWVWSGDAIQSYLMNYYLFFDSESVKRTIWLLRGKDPVTSHSNTIMDYTFYWFLSVYDYYMYSGDRHFVNQLYPRMQTMMDYVLGRTNKNGMVEGMTGDWVFVDWADGYLDKKGELSFEQVLFCRSLETMALCADLVGDEIGKQKYEKLAATLKAKLEPTFWNNQKQAFVHNRVNGRQSDAVTRYANMFSVFFQYLNADKQQAIKKSVLLNDSILKITTPYMRFYELEALCALGEQEAVMKEMKAYWGGMLKEGATSFWEKYNPEETGTQHLAMYGRPYGKSLCHAWGASPIYLLGKYYLGVKPVKEGYKEFAIAPVLGGLKWMEGTVPTPNGDIHVYMNGKTMKVKATEGEGYLTINSRRPPKANIGTPEKVSEGVWRLWIDSPEERIVTYHL; encoded by the coding sequence ATGAAAAAGAAATATATGATATTACTCAGTGCCTTGTCTTTGGCAAGCAGCACATTTGCCCAGACCTGGATTTGGTATCCGGGAGATTATGAAATCTGGCTGGGAAATCAAATGAACAACCGTCGTACGGAACGGGGTGCATTTTTCCCTCCTTTCTGGAAAACGGACAGTCATTATGTAGTTGTTGAATTCAGCAAGCAACTGAATCTTTCCGAGCCGGAAGAGATTTTTATTGCTGCGGAAGGAAAGTATAATGTCAAGCTGGATGGAAAGCTTCAATTCGGTATGCCGGAGACGATGACTCTTCCTGCCGGTAAGCATAACCTGAACATCAAAGTCTGGAATCAGGCTACTCCTCCCACTATTTATGTGAAAGGGAAGACGGTGAATTCTGATTCCTCCTGGCGAGTGACTTACGAAGATAAAGAATGGATTGATGAGAGCGGAAAAGCCAGTGATACATCTGCTACGATCTATATGGATGCCGGATGTTGGAACTTTGACGGGGCTACCCAACTTCCTTCCCAATTCAGTCTGATGCGTGAACCGCAGCAACCTGTTGCGAAGACAGAACAGGCTGAAGGAGGTATTCTTTATGATTTTGGAAAAGAGACATTCGGATTCATCACATTGAAGAATCTTTCCGGAAAAGGAAAAATAGAGATTTATTATGGTGAAAGTCCGGAAGAAGCAAAGGATAAAGCATATTGTGAAACTTTGGACAAACTGTTGTTAGAACCGGGACAAGTGACTGACCTCGCCATCCGTAGCACTTCTCTCTTAAATAGTTCTGATAACGAATATACGTTGGAGAACAGTAAAGCTTTTCGATATGTCTACGTTACCCACGAACCGGGTGTACAAATAGGAGAAGTATCCATGCAATATGAATATCTTCCTGAAGAGTATCGTGGAAGTTTCCGTTGCAATGATGAAGAATTGAACCGTATCTGGGAAGTGGGGGCCTATACCATGCATCTCACTACCCGCGAGTTCTTTATTGACGGTATCAAACGCGACCGCTGGGTATGGAGTGGGGATGCTATCCAAAGTTATCTGATGAATTATTATCTTTTCTTCGATAGTGAATCCGTGAAACGTACAATCTGGCTGCTTCGTGGCAAAGATCCTGTGACCAGCCATAGCAATACGATTATGGACTATACTTTCTATTGGTTCCTTAGCGTATATGATTATTATATGTATAGTGGCGACCGCCACTTTGTCAACCAACTGTATCCACGTATGCAAACGATGATGGATTATGTATTGGGACGTACAAATAAAAATGGCATGGTGGAAGGCATGACCGGTGATTGGGTATTTGTGGACTGGGCGGACGGCTATCTGGATAAAAAAGGAGAACTTTCTTTTGAGCAGGTTTTATTTTGCAGAAGTCTAGAAACAATGGCTTTGTGTGCTGATTTAGTTGGGGATGAGATTGGGAAGCAGAAGTATGAGAAGCTGGCCGCTACTCTGAAAGCAAAGTTAGAACCTACTTTCTGGAACAATCAGAAACAGGCATTTGTGCATAATCGTGTGAATGGTCGGCAAAGCGATGCTGTAACGCGTTATGCTAATATGTTTTCTGTATTCTTCCAGTATCTGAACGCAGATAAGCAGCAAGCCATCAAGAAGTCCGTTCTTCTGAATGACAGCATTCTAAAAATCACAACGCCTTATATGCGTTTTTATGAATTGGAAGCTCTTTGTGCTTTGGGTGAACAGGAGGCTGTCATGAAGGAAATGAAAGCTTACTGGGGCGGTATGTTGAAAGAGGGTGCTACCTCTTTCTGGGAAAAATACAACCCTGAAGAAACTGGAACGCAACATCTTGCCATGTACGGCCGTCCTTATGGCAAGAGTCTGTGTCATGCCTGGGGAGCAAGTCCTATCTATCTGCTCGGCAAATATTATTTGGGTGTGAAACCTGTGAAAGAAGGATATAAGGAGTTTGCTATTGCTCCTGTATTGGGAGGACTGAAATGGATGGAGGGTACTGTACCCACTCCGAATGGCGATATCCATGTTTATATGAATGGCAAAACGATGAAAGTGAAAGCTACAGAAGGGGAAGGGTATTTGACGATCAATAGTCGTCGTCCACCCAAAGCAAATATCGGAACACCGGAGAAAGTATCGGAAGGAGTGTGGCGTCTCTGGATTGATTCACCCGAAGAAAGAATTGTTACCTATCATTTATAA
- a CDS encoding alpha-d-galacturonidase codes for MKNTRLFMFAACTLFLAACGRQTVKIMTPPDASNRVLFGAEQLQATLDKAGYQVMMQQGDTTFSDPEIKTILLTEVNDTTLKKEGFHISTTGNLTRVSGRDGSGVIYGCRELIDRVNDSDGRLNFPEELKDGPEMVLRGACVGLQKMTYLPGHGVYEYPYTPESFPWFYDKEQWIKYLDMLVANRMNSLYLWNGHPFASLVKLEDYPFALEVDEETFKKNEEMFSFLTEEADKRGIFVIQMFYNIILSKPFAEHYGLKTQDRNRPITPLIADYTRKSIAAFIEKYPNVGLLVCLGEAMCTVEDDVEWFTKTIIPGVKDGLQALGRMDEPPLLLRAHDTDCKLVMDAALPLYKNLYTMHKYNGESLTTYEPRGPWSKIHTDLSSLGSIHISNVHILANLEPFRWGSPDFVQKAVTAIHNVHGANALHLYPQASYWDWPYTADKLPNNEREFQLDRDWIWYQTWGRYAWNCHRDRTDEMGYWNHQLGKFYGTSDENASNIRIAYEESGEIAPKLLRRFGITEGNRQTLLLGMFMSQLVNPYKYTIYPGFYESCGPEGEKLIEYVEKEWKKQPHVGEMPLDIVAQVIEHGDKAVAAIDKAAASVSSNKDEFARLQNDMHCYREFAYAFNLKVKAAKLVLDYQWGKDIKNLEEAIPLMEQSLEHYRKLVELTDEHYLYANSMQTAQRRIPIGGDDGKNKTWKELLVHYEKELENFKANLALLKEKQNGNAVAETVEIAAWAPANVKLISNYPAVKVEEGTSLFVDLPGKIEAVAPELKGMKALRFNGNEQREKGTSITFETDAPVKLLVAYFKDDQKKYAKAPKLEIDASANDYGQAEPVLTNAVRINGMPLANVHAYSFPAGKHTLMLPKGYLQVLGFTAAEMKVRNAGLAGDEETMDWLFY; via the coding sequence ATGAAAAATACCAGATTATTCATGTTTGCGGCATGCACACTTTTTTTAGCAGCGTGTGGCAGGCAAACCGTGAAGATTATGACTCCGCCAGATGCGTCAAATCGTGTTTTGTTTGGTGCGGAGCAGTTACAGGCTACCTTGGATAAAGCCGGTTATCAGGTAATGATGCAGCAGGGAGACACTACATTCTCCGATCCCGAAATCAAAACAATCTTGCTGACGGAAGTGAATGACACGACACTCAAGAAAGAAGGTTTTCACATTTCGACAACCGGCAATCTGACCAGAGTGTCCGGCAGAGATGGGAGTGGCGTCATTTACGGATGTCGCGAACTGATAGACCGTGTGAATGATTCGGATGGTCGGTTGAATTTCCCGGAAGAATTAAAAGACGGTCCTGAAATGGTATTGCGTGGGGCTTGTGTAGGATTACAGAAGATGACCTACCTGCCGGGACATGGTGTATATGAATATCCGTATACTCCGGAAAGTTTCCCCTGGTTTTATGATAAAGAACAGTGGATTAAATATTTGGATATGCTGGTTGCCAATCGCATGAATTCATTGTATCTCTGGAATGGGCATCCGTTTGCTTCTTTGGTGAAACTGGAAGATTATCCGTTTGCACTGGAAGTAGATGAAGAAACATTCAAAAAGAATGAAGAAATGTTCTCTTTTCTCACAGAAGAAGCGGACAAGCGCGGTATCTTTGTGATACAGATGTTTTATAATATTATTCTTTCCAAACCTTTTGCTGAACATTACGGGCTGAAAACACAGGATCGTAATCGTCCTATTACTCCTTTGATTGCCGATTATACACGCAAGAGTATTGCCGCTTTCATAGAAAAATATCCCAATGTAGGACTACTTGTTTGCCTGGGTGAAGCGATGTGTACGGTAGAGGATGATGTGGAATGGTTTACAAAAACAATTATTCCCGGAGTGAAAGACGGATTACAGGCATTGGGACGTATGGATGAACCGCCTCTTTTGTTGCGTGCACACGACACGGACTGCAAACTGGTGATGGATGCTGCATTGCCGCTTTATAAGAATCTTTATACGATGCATAAATATAATGGCGAATCGTTGACAACTTACGAACCTCGTGGCCCTTGGTCGAAAATACATACGGATTTGAGTTCATTGGGTTCCATCCATATCAGTAACGTACATATCTTGGCCAATCTGGAACCGTTCCGTTGGGGCTCTCCGGATTTCGTACAGAAAGCGGTAACTGCCATACACAATGTACATGGTGCCAATGCGCTGCATCTTTATCCGCAGGCTTCTTATTGGGATTGGCCCTATACGGCTGATAAATTGCCGAACAACGAACGTGAGTTCCAATTGGATCGTGACTGGATTTGGTATCAGACGTGGGGACGTTATGCATGGAATTGCCACCGGGATCGTACAGATGAGATGGGCTACTGGAACCATCAGTTAGGTAAATTCTACGGAACATCTGACGAAAATGCAAGCAATATCCGCATAGCTTATGAAGAAAGTGGTGAGATTGCTCCGAAGCTATTGCGTCGTTTCGGTATCACAGAGGGAAATCGCCAGACATTATTGCTGGGTATGTTTATGAGCCAACTTGTCAATCCATATAAATATACCATCTATCCGGGATTCTATGAAAGTTGCGGACCGGAAGGGGAGAAGCTGATAGAATATGTGGAGAAAGAATGGAAAAAGCAACCTCATGTAGGTGAAATGCCTTTGGATATTGTTGCTCAAGTAATAGAGCACGGGGATAAGGCAGTAGCGGCTATTGATAAGGCGGCCGCCTCCGTATCTTCAAATAAGGACGAATTTGCCCGTTTGCAAAATGATATGCATTGTTATCGTGAATTTGCGTATGCGTTCAACCTGAAAGTGAAAGCCGCCAAGCTGGTATTGGATTATCAATGGGGCAAAGACATCAAAAACCTTGAAGAAGCTATTCCTTTGATGGAACAAAGCCTGGAGCATTATCGTAAATTGGTGGAATTGACGGACGAACATTACTTGTATGCCAACAGTATGCAGACAGCTCAACGTCGTATTCCTATCGGTGGAGATGATGGAAAGAATAAGACTTGGAAAGAATTGCTGGTACACTACGAAAAAGAATTGGAGAACTTCAAAGCTAATCTCGCCCTGTTGAAAGAAAAACAGAATGGAAATGCGGTGGCTGAAACTGTAGAGATTGCTGCCTGGGCTCCTGCAAACGTAAAACTGATCTCTAATTATCCGGCAGTGAAAGTGGAGGAGGGTACTTCTTTATTTGTCGATCTTCCGGGTAAGATAGAAGCAGTAGCTCCTGAATTGAAAGGAATGAAAGCGCTTCGTTTCAATGGAAACGAGCAGAGAGAGAAAGGCACGAGTATCACTTTCGAAACAGATGCTCCGGTGAAATTATTAGTAGCCTATTTCAAAGATGACCAGAAAAAGTATGCAAAGGCTCCGAAACTGGAAATCGATGCATCAGCCAATGATTACGGTCAGGCGGAACCTGTGTTGACGAATGCTGTCCGTATCAACGGAATGCCTTTGGCAAATGTACATGCATATAGTTTTCCGGCCGGAAAGCATACGCTGATGTTACCCAAAGGTTATCTGCAAGTGCTAGGATTTACTGCTGCAGAGATGAAGGTGCGTAATGCCGGACTTGCCGGGGATGAAGAAACAATGGATTGGTTATTTTACTAA